In Octopus bimaculoides isolate UCB-OBI-ISO-001 chromosome 27, ASM119413v2, whole genome shotgun sequence, one DNA window encodes the following:
- the LOC106868881 gene encoding platelet glycoprotein Ib alpha chain-like: MKRELTTAGKGHSSTVPVQSSGSTTKREPTNPPAEHASTMSVISSRSSTKMGLTTPAKGQTSAIFIPTSKTTTTAEQTTTSEGQTSGVPVSGLVVTPTENSELSTPAAGVLSTESVTSGSTGKGELTTPAAGVLSTESVTSGSTGKGELTTPGAGVLSTEALVSGSTGKGKLT, translated from the coding sequence ATGAAAAGGGAACTGACGACTGCAGGAAAAGGACATTCTTCTACAGTACCTGTGCAATCTTCAGGATCAACAACAAAAAGGGAACCAACCAATCCACCTGCAGAACATGCATCTACAATGTCTGTAATATCCTCCAGATCGTCAACTAAAATGGGACTGACCACTCCAGCAAAAGGACAAACATCTGCAATTTTTATTCCCACTTCTAAGACTACAACTACTGCAGAGCAGACCACAACATCCGAAGGACAAACTTCTGGAGTACCTGTATCTGGTCTTGTTGTAACACCAACTGAAAATTCAGAACTGTCCACTCCAGCCGCAGGAGTTTTGTCTACAGAATCTGTAACATCTGGATCAACAGGAAAAGGTGAACTGACCACTCCAGCCGCAGGAGTTTTGTCTACAGAATCTGTAACATCTGGATCGACAGGAAAAGGTGAACTGACCACTCCAGGTGCAGGAGTTTTGTCTACAGAAGCTTTAGTATCTGGATCGACAGGAAAAGGTAAACTGACC